The Phyllopteryx taeniolatus isolate TA_2022b chromosome 9, UOR_Ptae_1.2, whole genome shotgun sequence genome contains a region encoding:
- the znfx1 gene encoding NFX1-type zinc finger-containing protein 1: MWRRGQKDGMNHNIGQRTDEGRGSRHGGTHDRSNRGRLMRLGQPEVVDAKGGGSGALKRNEEMAGGGGNLWLGSEGALGEKYQKNWMVFEYGGKGAQRGGGAGGSGCQGGGERQRYRTGSNGRRDGAGERQRCNRGGSASTSRDATPQGPRGASRARRQEGGERQACRTGGDGRRDGTGNSQSRNKESSTSRDGVPQGPRWTRGRGHQGDRERQGRQTWRDGRRDDTGDSQSQNRGSAACRDGVPQGPRLGFKSLQELSEKEPSVVAFTLCSHPALPGMLLETDMRQDLVELLCLVLSKAFKSHSNRVTLQRLASILKDSGFFRTTLPHYLAGMRSESRPDRRRQYPLHIENIVLILTQVLTNFPASSTEAVSLLLTLLRASTDELRTAGVNVSAELVEKVQRLEDLVKHLQERSREGTLHKSRDTYGLLPFGLSGEEDEAPVFRTMPIYPTPEEFVQDHRPFLRPNITSQRYTNTLIYLDTHFRLMREDLVRRLREGIQQLRQMQLQANNAELKKKHFDDILVYFDVKLEAQKYMLTGLAYVVQFDVEPFKFLRWENSRRLLYGSLVCLSCDNFESFLYATVADRDPKSLNEGKVTIMFTDDSRFKLARMEKEQVFLMVETPAYFEAYRYVLEGLQEQDEDLLPFQRYIVECSKDVQPPAYLPGSDIYDLSSIAEANYKERIRPFHSLNVDAWPKKEVFSLDDSQMSALELALTKELAIIQGPPGTGKTHVGLKIAQALLDNDSLWKNTGRNSQMLVVCYTNHALDQFLEGIYKFMPRGIVRVGGRSNSELLKSFNLREVALSLMFKQRQPSYLRHAFKEVHLELHALEDEIKKHGRQLHCSRTGILQEKILEKFIMEKHWSSLHQPLDLGIWNGRSSLITEWLGLGPGGILQMETEDTNMDEDEVVTESEQVQLIEVTEEADLIQAERIIEDNIDTKRRYDAKKEHLMEAMALKTMQKSMLAMSLDQDDKKPEETEQEWTFQRDQKRKMKRKITRELGNETAMSEAEERRILDIWALSMADRWRLYRLWMVRFRADIRKDAVIYEEQYQEAADRYAEIKRDETFTILQMAKVIGMTTTGAAKFRKVLQELRPPVVIVEEAAEVLEAHIITALSDACEHLILIGDHQQLRPSSTEYDLERNYKMGVSMFERLVNMGLPFVRLNQQHRMRPEIARLLTPHIYKDLENHPSVLNFENIKGLKTNLFFVEHNQLEKQFKEAKSHQNLHEATFVVALCRYLLLQEYKPEQITILTTYTAQLQCLRRLMPASQFSGVRVHVVDKYQGEENDIVLLSLVRSNMQGKVGFLNISNRVCVALSRAKKALYCIGNSEMLGQVKLWSDIFSTLREKDQVGGSLTLCCQNHPERQVQASCADDFNQAPEGGCTQPCEFRLNCGHVCTIVCHPYDQDHKNYKCVKDCTKIICLLGHTCTLVCHAQCPKECPVRVEKIIPKCQHKQMVPCHQDPDTFVCKIPCQSTLQCGHRCGLWCGLPCTSRCMVNVMLQLRCGHSQEGACFYQTQEDEPPCKTPCEQQLICGHACRGTCGQCYNGRFHFPCFHQCDRLLICSHKCTGPCTRDCPPCQKPCENCCVHSKCMKMCGEPCTPCNEPCACQCPHQSCSKLCHEPCDRPPCTQPCAQTLGCGHPCIGLCGDKCPNKCRICHEDEVTDIFFGMEDDPEARFIQLEDCGHIIEHTSMDSYMDDKNHTNKEGQVAIKLKDCPKCRTPIRKNLRYGSQINRSLTAIEMVKKKINGDQVDTKKRSGELKISLLGLSGQGILGEDQYLHMERILTSNHVTVNDIWVLENKMNFLLKIQKLLKVVRDETNAEVNKFRNTIDIFLLWVNNFHQKFTEQQIFDLQREVQKLMLWAEFIALCSTAVKLRKSNNIETEKQIVDEALGKHGQFTEQDEQGVNEALNVMKQKVPVTGLGISDEERKMIVSAMKMRSGHWYQCPNGHVYVITECGGAMEARRCTDCDAIIGGGNHMLASGNTVASVMDGAQYGAWSEANNLINFGDLYLD; this comes from the exons ATGTGGAGAAGAGGACAAAAAGACGGCATGAACCAca ATATCGGACAACGCACTGATGAAGGAAGAGGAAGTAGACATGGAGGCACACACGACAGAAGCAATAGAGGCCGCCTGATGAGACTCGGCCAACCAGAGGTGGTAGATGCGAAGGGAGGAGGTAGTGGAGCACTTAAACGTAATGAGGAGATGGCTGGAGGAGGGGGGAATTTGTGGCTAGGGAGCGAAGGAGCGCTCGGCGAGAAATACCAAAAGAATTGGATGGTATTTGAATATGGAGGGAAAGGAGCTCAGAGAGGGGGAGGAGCCGGCGGGAGTGGATGTCAAGGGGGCGGGGAAAGGCAAAGATATCGTACAGGGTCCAATGGAAGAAGAGACGGCGCTGGTGAAAGACAGCGTTGTAACAGGGGGGGATCGGCTTCCACAAGCAGAGACGCAACCCCGCAGGGTCCTCGAGGTGCTAGCAGGGCAAGACGTCAAGAGGGCGGGGAAAGACAAGCATGTCGTACGGGAGGAGACGGAAGAAGAGACGGCACAGGTAATAGTCAGAGTCGTAACAAAGAGAGTTCCACAAGCAGAGATGGTGTGCCGCAAGGTCCTCGATGGACACGCGGGAGAGGACATCAAGGAGACAGGGAAAGACAAGGACGTCAGACGTGGCGCGACGGAAGAAGAGATGACACCGGTGACAGCCAGAGTCAGAACCGAGGGAGCGCCGCATGCAGAGACGGTGTGCCGCAGGGTCCTCGACTGGGCTTTAAATCCCTCCAGGAGCTTTCCGAAAAGGAGCCGTCCGTCGTGGCCTTTACCCTGTGCTCTCACCCGGCTCTGCCGGGTATGCTACTGGAGACCGACATGAGGCAGGACCTTGTGGAACTCCTCTGCCTGGTGCTCAGCAAAGCCTTCAAGTCGCACTCCAACCGAGTCACTCTGCAGCGCCTGGCTAGCATCTTAAAAGACTCTGGCTTCTTTCGCACCACCCTGCCCCACTACCTGGCAGGCATGAGGTCAGAGTCCAGGCCGGACCGCAGAAGACAATACCCTTTGCACATAGAAAACATTGTGCTGATTCTTACACAG GTCCTCACCAACTTCCCCGCTAGCTCCACCGAAGCTGTCAGCTTGCTACTGACGCTGCTCCGAGCCTCCACGGACGAACTGAGGACAGCAGGAGTTAATGTATCAGCTGAGTTGGTGGAGAAAGTGCAGAGGCTTGAGGATCTGGTCAAGCACCTCCAGGAGAGGTCTCGGGAAGGAACTCTCCACAAGAGCAGGGACACCTATGGTCTTCTTCCGTTTGGTTTGTCAG GTGAAGAGGACGAGGCCCCGGTTTTCAGGACCATGCCCATCTACCCAACTCCTGAGGAGTTCGTCCAAGACCACAGGCCCTTCCTCAGACCAAACATCACTTCGCAGCGATACACAAACACCCTCATCTACCTGGACACACACTTCAGGCTCATGAGGGAGGACTTGGTGCGGCGACTCCGCGAAGGGATCCAGCAGTTACGGCAGATGCAATTGCAGGCAAACAATGCGGAGCTGAAGAAAAAGCACTTTGACGACATCCTTGTCTATTTTGATGTGAAACTGGAAGCGCAAAAGTACATGCTGACTGGTCTTGCCTATGTTGTCCAGTTTGATGTCGAACCATTCAAG TTTTTGCGCTGGGAGAACTCAAGGAGATTGCTCTACGGCTCCCTGGTCTGCCTCTCTTGTGATAATTTCGAGAGCTTCCTGTATGCCACGGTGGCAGACCGGGATCCCAAGAGCCTTAACGAGGGGAAGGTCACCATTATGTTCACGGACGACAGCAGATTCAAGCTGGCCAGAATGGAG AAAGAGCAAGTGTTTTTGATGGTTGAGACCCCCGCCTACTTTGAGGCCTATCGGTATGTTCTGGAAGGCCTGCAAGAACAAGATGAGGATTTACTTCCCTTTCAAAG GTATATCGTGGAGTGTAGCAAAGATGTGCAGCCCCCAGCATATCTGCCAGGAAGCGACATTTATGACCTGTCATCCATCGCTGAAGCTAACTACAAGGAGCGCATCCGACCCTTTCACAGCCTGAATGTAGATGCCTGGCCTAAGAAGGAGGTGTTTAGCTTGGATGATTCCCAGATGAGTGCCCTCGAACTGGCTCTCACCAAGGAGCTGGCCATTATACAGGGACCCCCCGGCACTG GAAAAACCCATGTCGGCTTAAAGATAGCACAGGCTCTCTTGGATAATGACAGTCTTTGGAAAAACACAGGGAGAAATTCTCAGATGCTGGTAGTGTGTTACACCAACCATGCGTTGGATCAGTTCCTTGAGG GGATCTATAAGTTTATGCCCAGGGGCATCGTGCGAGTGGGGGGCCGCAGCAACAGTGAGCTCCTGAAGAGTTTCAACCTGAGAGAAGTGGCTCTTTCACTCATGTTCAAACAGCGACAGCCGTCTTACCTGCGCCATGCATTCAAAGAG GTTCACTTGGAGTTGCATGCTTTGGAGGATGAGATTAAGAAACACGGCCGCCAACTTCATTGTTCTCGAACCGGTATCCTGCAAGAGAAAATCCTCGAGAAATTCATAATGGAAAAACACTGGAGCAGTCTGCACCAACCACTT GATCTCGGAATATGGAACGGCAGGTCCAGTTTAATAACGGAGTGGTTAGGGTTGGGTCCCGGAGGCATCCTCCAGATGGAGACAGAGGACACAAATATGGATGAAG ATGAGGTCGTGACAGAGTCAGAACAGGTGCAACTCATTGAAGTCACAGAGGAGGCCGATCTGATCCAGGCGGAACGCATCATTGAGGACAACATTGACACTAAACGCAGGTATGACGCCAAAAAGGAACATCTCATGGAGGCGATGGCCCTCAAAACAATGCAGAAATCTATGCTGGCGATGAGCTTGGATCAGGATGACAAAAAGCCTGAGGAGACAGAGCAAGAATGGACG TTTCAACGGGACCAGAAACGGAAGATGAAGCGCAAAATCACAAGAGAGCTGGGCAATGAGACCGCTATGAGTGAAGCAGAGGAAAGGAGAATCCTGGATATTTGGGCCCTCAGCATGGCAGACCGATGGAGACTCTATCG GTTGTGGATGGTACGCTTCAGAGCCGATATCCGTAAGGACGCGGTAATCTACGAAGAGCAATACCAGGAGGCAGCGGACCGATACGCTGAAATCAAACGCGACGAGACTTTCACAATTCTTCAGATGGCCAAG GTCATCGGCATGACTACGACAGGGGCGGCCAAGTTCCGGAAGGTCCTACAGGAGCTGCGCCCGCCTGTGGTGATTGTAGAAGAGGCGGCAGAGGTTCTCGAGGCCCACATCATCACCGCACTGAGTGACGCGTGTGAGCACCTCATTCTCATCGGAGACCACCAACAG TTGCGCCCCAGTTCCACAGAGTATGACCTGGAAAGGAACTACAAAATGGGGGTGTCCATGTTTGAGAGGCTGGTCAATATGGGACTTCCTTTTGTCAGACTCAACCAACAG CATCGCATGCGCCCAGAAATCGCCCGCCTGCTGACTCCACACATTTATAAAGATCTGGAAAACCATCCCTCTGTGTTGAACTTTGAAAACATTAAG GGCCTGAAAACCAATTTGTTCTTTGTGGAGCACAACCAACTTGAAAAACAGTTCAAGGAGGCGAAAAGCCATCAGAACCTACACGAGGCCACGTTTGTAGTTGCTCTTTGCCGTTATCTTCTCCTTCAAGAGTATAAACCAGAGCAAATTACCATCCTAACAACCTACACAGCCCAGCTCCAATGTCTGCGCCGACTTATGCCAGCCAGCCAATTCTCAGGCGTCAGAGTCCATGTTGTGGATAAATATCAAGGAGAAGAGAATGAcattgttttgttgtctttggTGCGCAGCAACATGCAGGGTAAAGTCGGCTTCTTGAACATCTCCAATCGCGTTTGCGTCGCCTTGTCTCGGGCCAAGAAAGCTCTCTACTGCATCGGCAACAGTGAGATGCTGGGACAGGTCAAGCTGTGGAGCGACATCTTCAGCACCTTGAGGGAGAAGGATCAGGTCGGGGGTTCCCTGACCCTGTGCTGTCAGAATCATCCGGAGCGGCAAGTCCAAGCCTCTTGTGCTGATGATTTCAATCAGGCTCCCGAAGGAGGCTGCACCCAACCCTGTGAGTTCCGTTTGAACTGCGGTCATGTGTGCACAATTGTCTGCCACCCCTATGACCAGGACcacaaaaactacaaatgcGTCAAGGACTGTACAAAAATTATATGCCTTTTGGGACACACGTGTACACTTGTTTGCCATGCACAGTGTCCAAAAGAATGTCCAGTCAGGGTTGAAAAGATCATACCTAAGTGTCAGCACAAACAGATGGTTCCCTGTCATCAGGACCCAGACACCTTCGTGTGCAAAATTCCTTGCCAGAGTACGCTCCAGTGTGGACATCGCTGTGGCTTGTGGTGTGGACTGCCGTGCACCAGCAGGTGCATGGTCAACGTCATGCTACAACTGAGGTGCGGCCACAGCCAGGAGGGCGCTTGTTTCTACCAAACTCAAGAAGATGAGCCTCCGTGTAAGACCCCGTGTGAGCAGCAGCTAATATGTGGCCATGCCTGTCGCGGAACGTGTGGCCAGTGTTACAATGGTCGCTTCCACTTCCCCTGTTTTCATCAATGCGACCGTCTTCTGATATGTTCCCACAAGTGCACAGGGCCCTGTACCCGTGACTGCCCCCCCTGTCAGAAGCCATGTGAGAACTGTTGCGTCCACAGCAAGTGCATGAAGATGTGTGGGGAGCCCTGCACTCCGTGCAATGAGCCTTGCGCTTGTCAGTGCCCTCACCAAAGCTGCAGCAAGCTTTGCCATGAGCCGTGCGATCGGCCGCCATGCACCCAGCCCTGTGCCCAGACCTTGGGTTGCGGCCACCCGTGCATCGGACTGTGTGGGGACAAATGTCCGAACAAATGTCGTATCTGTCACGAAGATGAAGTCACAGATATTTTCTTTGGAATGGAGGATGACCCTGAGGCTCGCTTCATCCAGCTGGAAGACTGCGGCCACATCATCGAACACACGTCCATGGACTCATACATGGATGACAAGAACCACACGAATAAAGAAGGGCAGGTGGCCATAAAGCTGAAGGACTGTCCAAAGTGTCGAACTCCGATCCGCAAGAACCTACGTTACGGATCTCAGATCAACAGAAGTCTGACAGCGATTGAGATGGTGAAGAAAAAGATAAATGGGGATCAGGTTGACACGAAGAAGCGCAGTGGGGAGCTTAAGATTTCTTTGCTGGGTCTATCTGGCCAAGGTATCCTTGGGGAAGACCAATACTTGCATATGGAACGCATTCTGACAAGCAACCACGTCACGGTAAATGACATATGGGTCCTGGAGAACAAGATGAACTTCCTGTTGAAGATTCAGAAATTACTGAAGGTTGTACGGGATGAGACAAACGCTGAAGTTAACAAGTTCAGGAACACGATAGACATCTTCCTGTTGTGGGTCAATAACTTCCACCAGAAATTCACTGAGCAGCAGATATTTGATTTGCAAAGAGAGGTGCAGAAGCTCATGCTCTGGGCGGAATTCATCGCCCTTTGCAGCACGGCAGTGAAACTAAGGAAAAGTAACAATATTGAAACTGAGAAACAGATAGTGGATGAGGCATTGGGAAAGCACGGCCAATTCACCGAGCAGGACGAACAAGGAGTGAACGAGGCCTTGAACGTGATGAAGCAAAAGGTCCCCGTCACAGGTTTGGGGATCAGCGACGAAGAGAGAAAGATGATCGTTTCGGCCATGAAGATGCGGTCTGGACACTGGTATCAATGCCCCAATGGCCACGTCTATGTTATTACTGAGTGCGGTGGGGCTATGGAGGCTCGACGCTGCACCGATTGCGATGCCATCATTGGCGGGGGCAACCACATGCTGGCCAGCGGCAACACAGTTGCGTCGGTGATGGACGGGGCACAGTACGGTGCTTGGTCCGAAGCCAACAACCTCATTAACTTCGGAGATCTTTACCTAGACTAG